In Cutaneotrichosporon cavernicola HIS019 DNA, chromosome: 1, one DNA window encodes the following:
- a CDS encoding uncharacterized protein (Cytochrome P450), which yields MEYAQRLLGLLDAWPVRVVLGLTLFYVCLRIALLPPHRPKQTREVANLPGPPSPPYVGWLIGNMGDIAEFRDTVMHPDWIKMGWTGRCQHIFGQETIWTYDPVAMGSILQQADVWQRADNTERLLGRITGSGLLTAKGADHRRQRRIVNPAFSTNAIKAMIPTMFDKADLCANILGQCVDDDSLEHFAARYPPKPEDRVAGARKVDLLALMSKLTQDVIGAAGFNTDLESLRPKENALDSSIQFMLNTLFDDTIILMAQNLFWSLDKIPLRNRRAMKACRGVMEKLSARLMRDRAAQLATEPEEADEDKVPDMLDLLVKANMAEREDQRLSDEEVRSQLLTLLFAGSTTTAGTICSLLRFMAKHPDIQARLREEIESTEERPNFETLNALPLLDAVVRETLRLEPPASCTVRTNVQDTVIPLSVPVRGRDGTMIEKALPVGKGSYVFLSISSLQQHPDVWGPDAAEFNPDRYKDPTIPKMNIPGMWGGLAAFISGPHHCIGFRLALAEIKVATVTLLRHFSFDELPSKPDIFIVMNVASRPEVKGESGGQMPLLVRRVEATA from the exons ATGGAGTACGCGCAAAGgctccttggcctgctcGACGCTTGGCCCGTCCGGGTCGTGCTTGGTCTGACGCTGTTCTACGTGTGTCTCCGCATCGCGCTCCTTCCGCCCCATAGGCCGAAGCAGACTCGCGAGGTCGCAAACCTCCCGGGCcctccgtcgccgccgtacGTGGGCTGGCTGATCGGGAACATGGGCGACATTGCCGAGTTCCGCGACACAGTCATGCACCCCGACTGGATCAAGATGGGGTGGACGGGCCGCTGCCAGCACATCTTCGGCCAGGAGACGATCTGGACGTACGACCCGGTCGCCATGGGCAGCATTCTGCAGCAAGCGGACGTGTGGCAACGCGCGGATAACACGGAGCGTCTCCTTGGGCGCATCACGGGCTCGGGACTGTTGACTGCCAAGGGAGCGGATCAtcggcgccagcggcgGATTGTGAATCCCGCGTTCTCGACGAATGCCATCAAGGCCATGATCCCTACCATGTTCGACAAGGCTGACCTCTGTGCCAACATCCTCGGGCAATGTGTCGACGACGATTCGCTCGAGCACTTTGCAGCGAGATACCCTCCCAAACCAGAAGACAGGGTTGCGGGCGCGCGCAAAGTGGAcctgctcgccctcatGTCCAAACTCACTCAAGACGTTATTGGCGCGGCCGGCTTCAACACCGACCTTGAGAGCCTGCGGCCCAAAGAGAATGCCCTCGATAGCAGTATTCAGTTCATGCTGAACACGCTGTTCGACGACACAATCATCCTCATGGCCCAGAACTTGTTCTGGTCGCTGGACAAGATT cctTTGCGCAACCGTCGCGCGATGAAGGCGTGCCGAGGTGTCATGGAGAAATTGTCTGCA CGCCTCATGCGTGACCGCGCGGCCCAGCTCGCAACGGAACCAGAGGAAGcagacgaggacaaggtgCCCGATAtgctcgacctgctcgtTAAAGCCAACATGGCTGAGCGTGAGGACCAGCGCctctcggacgaggaggtccgCTCGCAGCTCCTTACTCTG ctgTTTGCAGGGAGCACGACCACAGCAGGCACAATCTGCAGCTTGCTGCGTTTCATGGCAAAGCACCCGGACATCCAAGCGCGGTTGCGTGAGGAAATCGAATCGACAGAGGAGCGACCCAACTT CGAAACCCTCAACGCCCTACCGCTGCTCGACGCAGTCGTACGCGAGACGCTCCGGCTTGAGCCTCCCGCGTCCTGCACTGTCCGCACCAACGTGCAGGATACCGTTATCCCTCTCAGTGTGCCCGTGCGTGGCCGCGACGGCACCATGATCGAGAAGGCGTTGCCAGTCGGCAAGGGCTCGTATGTCTTCCTCT CTATCTCAAGCCTCCAACAGCATCCCGACGTGTGGGGACCCGACGCGGCAGAATTCAATCCAGACCGATACAAGGACCCCACTATCCCCAAGATGAACATTCCAGGCATGTGGGGCGGTCTTGCAGCCTTCATCTCTGGTCCGCACCATTGCAT TGGattccgcctcgccctcgccgagatcaaggtTGCCACAGTTACGCTTTTGCGCCACTTTTCGTTCGACGAGCTGCCCAGCAAGCCGGACATCTTTATCGTCATGAA CGTCGCCAGTAGGCCTGaggtcaagggcgagagTGGTGGACAGATGCCTCTCCTTGTCCGTCGCGTCGAGGCCACTGCGTAG
- a CDS encoding uncharacterized protein (Efflux protein EncT): MNALSAEATATSTPVQPGTPAMLAADTDDKFAPRSDSFLSASNTITDLQQLEIDKKTSDSDHGSIDGAEKGKDGPEVDQRTHKPNALSSLPAVKKSLLLLFFCTAMFIDVAGVSATFLMTAPIAEDLKVSQGNFAWVLGTYSLAFASTLLFAGRLADLYPPNLVYTAGFSGLGIFYLIISFMKDQYAFFILRSISALLAVLTIPSSINMIVQMYPDPTEQAKKLTLFGMAGALANTMGLVLAGVFLLASWRWYFRFIAIVVIPFSFLCWYIMPRTEAVAEDLPGTEKWKRMDLVGVLGLMAILVLFILAFTQVETNGWNSAIFIAPLVISICLLPAWLYWEHSLPQGFSLLPHDIWTYPNIFPLIIQASSIFMWFATYQLRLATYWQEVDHVSPILAAARLLPMGVVALIVGSLTQPFPWLILKPRYVQPVGSALAFCGSMLLAFSNGGRGADYWKYVFTGEIIGTAGGMIVFIGTNTSIIQSFPLEFAGVGGSFAQVIYQIGGVVGIAVQQGLLDTGHGGVADWTGSKNGYFFTSAYILCTGLIFVIWYRQSKANISTGVAPVA, translated from the exons ATGAACGCCCTCTCGGCTGAGGCAACTGCAACGTCAACCCCTGTTCAACCGGGCACACCAGCCATGTTGGCCGCGGATACAGACGACAAGTTTGCGCCACGTTCAGACTCATTTCTCTCGGCGTCCAACACGATTACCGATTtgcagcagctcgagatTGACAAGAAGACGTCTGACTCAGACCACGGGTCTATCGACGGAGCtgagaagggcaaggatggccccgaggtcgaccaGCGCACCCACAAGCCCAATGCCCTGTCCTCGCTCCCGGCGGTCAAGAAGAgcctcctgctcctgtTCTTC TGTACTGCCATGTTCATTGACGTGGCAGGCGTGTCTGCCACTTTCCTCATGACGGCACCTATTGCTGAGGATCTTAAAGTCTCGCAGGGCAACTTCGCCTGGGTCCTCGGCACATACTCACTTGCGTTCGCGTCCACTCTCCTCTTTGCGGGTCGCCTGGCCGACCTCTACCCTCCCAATCTCGTCTACACGGCCGGCTTCAGTGGACTCGGTATCTTCTACCTCATCATATCGTTCATGAAGGATCAGTACGCTTTCTTCATTCTCCGTTCCATTTCCGCCCTGCTTGCGGTCTTGACCATCCCGTCCTCGATCAACATGATCG TGCAAATGTACCCCGATCCTACCGAACAGGCCAAGAAGTTGACGCTCTTCGGCATGGCTGGTGCACTCGCGAACACCATGGGCCTGGTCCTTGCGGGCGTCTTTCTCCTCGCGTCCTGGCGCTGGTACTTCCGCTTCATCGCCATCGTTGTCATTCCCTTCAGCTTCCTTTGCTGGTACATTATGCCGCGCACCGAGGCCGTGGCTGAAGACCTTCCCGGCACCGAGAAATGGAAGCGCATGGATCTCGttggcgtccttggtctcatggccatcctcgtcctcttcatcctcgcctTCACGCAGGTCGAGACAAACGGCTGGAATTCTGCCATTTTCATCGCACCGCTCGTCATCTCCATCTGTCTTCTCCCAGCATGGCTCTACTGGGAGCACAGCCTGCCACAGGGCTTCAGCCTCCTTCCGCACGACATCTGGACCTACCCCAACATCTTCCCTCTCATCATCCAGGCGTCGTCAATCTTCATGTGGTTTGCGACCTACCAGCTCCGCCTTGCGACGTACTGGCAGGAGGTGGACCACGTCTCGCCgatcctcgccgccgcccgcctcctACCGATGGGTGTGGTCGCGCTCATCGTTGGCTCCCTCACCCAGCCGTTCCCGTGGCTCATTCTGAAGCCACGCTACGTCCAGCCAGTTGGCTCCGCCCTTGCCTTCTGCGGCTCGATGCTTCTCGCCTTCTCCaacggcggccgcggcgctgACTACTGGAAGTACGTCTTCACGGGCGAGATCATCGGCACTGCTGGCGGCATGATCGTCTTCATCGGTACGAACACCAGCATTATCCAGTCCTTCCCCCTCGAGTTTGCCGGGGTTGGCGGCAGCTTCGCCCAAGTCATCTACCAGATTGGCGGCGTTGTTGGCATCGCAGTCCAGCagggcctcctcgacactggacacggcggcgtcgccgactGGACCGGTTCCAAGAACGGCTACTTCTTTACCTCGGCGTACATCCTGTGCACAGGCCTTATCTTCGTTATCTGGTACCGCCAGTCGAAGGCTAACATCTCCACTGGCGTCGCTCCTGTGGCCTAA